A genome region from Methylobacterium sp. FF17 includes the following:
- a CDS encoding GGDEF domain-containing protein → MALSERELGTPTRSTRRSNVRHRLAAQVGLIVVMITIVLSGFFYTNRHQQALIDLREGGRQMRIAQEALMDAEAYVLNRAVGDRDSEYSEYSRAFEALHSRRDTYLARLDPFLRMPDGTSTSTDANLKRLEAIWTDALELVRAGKLEEARTLLKERRSAALVGKMRHAFDVFLADWNSHFADHETRIEIGKSIVLLSQLLIAGVMIFAFRSSARDAQARATAITEMDASRTQVRHLFEMTDMLQSAADHHDANAVLRATAGELIGGFSGALYVFNNSRDRLVLSTSWACEEGSHLPEAIAINQCWAMKRGKPHINHSGGRALCCEHHASGLAALEIPMVARGENLGLLQVFAQGSDAEARLAAILPLSSALGDAMSLALSNIALREKLRNQALRDPLTGLYNRRYMEDSLDRYVRLAQREGRKVSVIMIDLDHFKRLNDEHGHATGDAVLREAAAAIVGALRETDVACRYGGEEMIVFLPDCSLEDAAVKAEQIRERIEALSGTHGAKVSASLGVSSVPSTSSNSADLVKAADTALYRAKHGGRNQVAIAPVRSGSRDESDVPANQQGRLRVAAE, encoded by the coding sequence ATGGCACTGAGCGAGCGCGAACTAGGCACGCCGACGAGAAGCACCCGGCGCAGCAACGTCCGGCATCGCCTCGCCGCTCAGGTCGGTCTCATCGTGGTCATGATCACGATCGTGCTCTCCGGCTTCTTCTACACGAACCGGCACCAGCAGGCTCTCATCGACCTGCGCGAGGGTGGCCGGCAGATGCGCATCGCCCAGGAAGCCTTGATGGATGCCGAAGCCTACGTGCTCAACAGAGCTGTCGGCGACCGGGATAGCGAGTACAGCGAATACAGTCGTGCTTTCGAAGCTCTCCACAGTAGACGGGATACGTACCTCGCACGCCTCGATCCATTCCTCAGGATGCCCGACGGAACGAGCACATCTACCGACGCGAACCTGAAGCGTCTCGAAGCAATCTGGACGGATGCCCTGGAACTGGTCCGCGCTGGAAAACTCGAGGAGGCTCGCACGCTGCTCAAGGAGCGCAGGAGTGCGGCTCTGGTCGGCAAGATGCGTCACGCGTTCGATGTTTTCCTGGCGGACTGGAACTCACACTTTGCTGATCATGAGACCCGTATCGAGATCGGCAAAAGTATCGTGCTTCTTTCGCAGCTTCTCATTGCCGGAGTGATGATCTTCGCATTCCGTTCGAGCGCGCGAGATGCTCAGGCCCGAGCGACGGCGATCACGGAGATGGATGCGTCTCGAACGCAGGTGCGCCACTTGTTCGAGATGACGGACATGCTTCAGAGCGCAGCCGATCATCACGATGCCAACGCGGTCCTTCGGGCTACTGCCGGCGAGTTGATCGGCGGCTTCAGCGGCGCACTCTACGTCTTCAACAACTCGCGAGACCGGCTCGTCCTATCGACCTCGTGGGCCTGCGAGGAGGGCTCACACCTTCCGGAGGCGATCGCGATCAACCAGTGCTGGGCGATGAAGCGCGGTAAGCCGCACATCAACCACAGCGGCGGCAGAGCCCTCTGCTGCGAGCATCATGCTTCCGGTCTCGCCGCCCTCGAAATCCCAATGGTGGCCCGGGGGGAGAACCTTGGCCTTCTTCAGGTTTTTGCTCAAGGCTCGGACGCGGAAGCGCGCCTCGCTGCCATCCTGCCGCTGAGTTCGGCGCTTGGCGACGCGATGTCGCTGGCGTTGTCCAACATCGCTCTGCGCGAGAAGCTGCGCAACCAGGCGCTCCGCGACCCGCTGACGGGCCTCTACAACCGACGCTATATGGAAGACAGTCTCGACCGATATGTCCGCCTCGCCCAGCGGGAGGGCCGGAAAGTCTCGGTCATCATGATCGACCTCGACCACTTCAAGCGTCTGAATGACGAGCACGGTCATGCCACGGGCGACGCCGTCTTGCGTGAGGCAGCCGCGGCAATCGTGGGCGCACTTCGAGAGACTGACGTGGCCTGTCGCTACGGCGGTGAAGAAATGATCGTGTTTCTCCCCGACTGCAGTCTTGAGGATGCCGCGGTCAAGGCAGAGCAAATTCGAGAGCGCATCGAGGCTCTTTCCGGGACCCACGGTGCAAAGGTCTCAGCATCGCTCGGAGTGTCGTCGGTACCGAGCACGTCGAGCAACAGCGCCGACCTCGTCAAGGCTGCGGACACGGCGCTCTATCGCGCCAAGCACGGCGGAAGAAACCAAGTCGCGATCGCTCCCGTGCGATCAGGATCGCGTGACGAGAGCGACGTGCCTGCAAATCAACAGGGCCGCCTCCGCGTGGCGGCTGAATAG
- a CDS encoding MucR family transcriptional regulator, whose translation MSEIIETHATDFVDLTGDIVSAYVSNNPVRITDLADLIRTVHAALNGLAGGGTQAPAQDEVEKPTASQVRKSVQSDGIVSFLDGKTYKTLKRHLGAHGLDAQSYRQRFGLPAEYPMVAPAYAARRSELAKSIGLGRIVDRGEDAQPRAKGRKTAA comes from the coding sequence ATGTCTGAAATCATTGAAACACACGCGACGGATTTTGTGGACCTGACCGGCGACATCGTCTCTGCGTACGTGTCGAACAACCCTGTCCGGATCACAGATCTCGCCGACCTGATCCGTACCGTCCACGCTGCTCTGAACGGGCTCGCCGGCGGCGGCACGCAAGCGCCGGCGCAAGACGAGGTCGAGAAGCCGACCGCTTCGCAGGTTCGCAAGTCGGTGCAGTCCGACGGCATCGTCAGCTTCCTGGACGGCAAGACCTACAAGACCCTGAAGCGCCACCTCGGAGCGCATGGTCTGGACGCGCAGAGCTACCGCCAGCGCTTCGGCCTGCCGGCCGAATATCCGATGGTCGCGCCAGCCTACGCAGCGCGACGCTCCGAGCTCGCGAAGTCGATTGGTCTCGGCCGGATCGTCGATCGTGGCGAGGACGCGCAGCCCCGGGCCAAGGGCCGCAAGACGGCAGCCTGA